CCGCCCTTTTGTCAGTCCATTTCATTtatttgttactgctcaccatGTTCTTACCCAAACAAGCAGCTAATCCCCATTGACAAATCACAGGGGAAACCTGGCCATGCACACTACTCAAAAGGCCTTCATTATGTTGTCCACCCATATAAGCTTACAAACCATAACTGTGATCAACACAATGAATGGTGTGTCTACGAGCTATAGCATTGTAGCAATATCAACGCCAGCAACGTTTTGGCATTCTCCCAAACCAATGGAACTGTCTTCCTGGTACAGCCTGCGACTGGGGAAGTCGGGACAACTGTAGCTAGCCAATCCACTGGGCTGGTTGGTGTGGTTATGTGAGGGCCTGGATCTGACTGCTGGGTTAACAAGTGATCAGATTAAGGGCAATCTGACATGGGGACTGGTCTGGCGAAAGAGACGTACCCCAGGCAGTTCAACCAGGGCTTCCCACTAAATTGCTACTGAAAGGCATTTTGTCTTTCAATGAGTGGTCACGAATCAGGACAGTGCAGTGTGACTATTTATCACATTGAGGTGGATTTTCATTGTTTCCACCATAGTGTTTTCTCTCATACAGTCATGTTGGGAAGGTGATGGCTCATGTTAAAGGAATGGTAGGAAGCCCAGTATTTTTGACATGCCACATTCACAAGTACTGCTCTGCTTTACAAATATTTACCCCTGGGTTCAATGGCAGCTCAAAATCACTCTTTCATAGTGAACAGGGCCAATACATTGGCTTATGCTGCTTTCATATGCTAGTTGGAACTAGGAAACTGAAAATTCCAACTTGCTGATTCGTTGAacgtgtataactacaaccagttagcgTGTCGTAAATGTCTTGAGTTTCCTAGTTCAGACTAGCATGTGAACGGGCATTATTACAGACACTCCCAACTGAACATTTGAGAAATGGCTGCTGCCTAGAGCGGTTAAACAGCTTGTGGTGTTTGTGTTCTTACTGTGTATTGTTCTATAGTGCCTGAGGTTATCACAAATCGGAAAGCCTAAAATATGCCATCATCACATTTATTATTCCAAACGATTATTAGAACCGAGATCAATgttaatgaaaataaaatgttgatTGTCCCTCCCATGACGTTTCATGACACAAAATGTGTCTCCGGGGAAGTTTCTCCAAAGAGACTAGTTTCTCTGTAGTGTGCATTTGAATGAAACAGTTGCTGCACCTCCCTTTTCCAGAGGCAGACACAGGAGTTAGATCTCAAATGCCTTTTTTTCACAGTTGTTTATTTCAACAATGTTACAGAAAGAAATGGCTGCCCAGTGATGTGCACGGAGGCCTATAATCCACTGACAACCCTGTACAGTGTGTTTCTGATCAGTTTAGGGCTTCTACTCTATAACGTCGGTTCCATGGCAAAGGTCAGGTTCTGTGTTCAGTATGCTACAATGATCATCGTCGTAACTTTATTGTCCAATGTCCACTGATGTGCAACGGACATACGTGGCATCACACTGGATCTCAACACATGATACAGTGAAGGCAAATTGTTCTGTCACCACATCCCTTAAAACTGTCAGACTGCATTTCCTAATCGCCATCTATGCCATCAATATCCAGGCCCCAGCTGCGCCAATCTTCTTATGTTTGTGAGTTAATGGAAGACGTGTGGACAGGGCCAGACTTCCAGGGGGCCCCCAACCTACTATCTGGGAGGGCCCCCAAAAATGTGGCCCTCCCAGATAGTATGAACACAAGTCGgttgggggccccctggaggtcaggcctCCACAGATAGCATATTATGAACACGtcataagccatggcaaaatgtatagaattgtttAAAcatttagctttaaaactgccaaattgtctctcagcctcacggcaaaatgtgtagaatacaatgagattagctataaaactgcaaaTTTATCTGTCTGCCCTGGCgaaatgtgtataattgcaggaaGTTAGCCCAAAAAAATCTCCCCATTTAAAAAtacaatatatattattataatatatttgtTGGAGGAATAAGGTGCCCCAGATGGGTCCTTGctatccttgggacatccctaccccaTTTAAGTTGACATTTTAAATGGTTAGGGTAAGAATAGGGGTTAggatagggacgtcccaaggatcccagatagccCTAACTGCTCCAGATGTGTTAGTCCGGCCCTGTGAGTAGGATTGTGACATCAGCATCCCATTGTTGTCCTAGGTACAGAATTAACGTCCCTCCAGATCTAATGGATTTAACTGAGGGAGATAATCAGGTGGCATCAGATGTAGTTGAGCCTATTAGTGGGCAACACTTTGGATAAGCCAAGCCATCCAGATAGTTATATGGAGTGATATTAGTGCCAAAAAGAGACTGATTCCATTTCTGTCAGTCGAATATTGACATCTCAAATCTGCCCAAATACCTATTTGAAGTGTCTTGGGATGTGCTTGAATCTCATGCTACAAGCCAAATATCTGCTTAGCTTGAACAAAAAGGAGGAAAATGACAGTGACAATAACATATCTGTGTCCCATCAGACGAAAGGCAAAACACCAATTTATTTAGTCAAACTTCAGATTGAATATGTTTCCAGCATCTTGACAGGATCAGTGAGCTGTGACCGTTTCCAGTCACAAAAACAGCTCTGCATTTTACCCACAACACAGTAGGTTGGAGGCCTTTTGTTTGGACATGTTGCATCCCATTACATGCAACATTGCAGAACGTTGCAATCCTGAACTAGCCTGTGATCCTAATCCACATCTCCCATTATCACAAGGGGAATCGCTCTGTATTTCCATTTACAATGGCTAGAAAACATATACAGGTATTCTTGTCTTTAACATTAACACAATTGTAACAGGGAGTGATATGTTGGAGAACAGGAAAGTAGTGGTTATGTTTGCATAGCCATAAACTAAGGAAGGACAGATAGAATCAAACTaacacaaacatagacatacATGTATATCTATCAACAGCTCTGGCACAAATAGGATCAGTCAGTCTGTCCGTCTGCCGAGCTAAACATGGGAAAGTAGTAAAATTGTGTCTCGTTCTTAAATTACTTTGGATCGTTGCTACATCTAGTTAGGTTTAACAGTCAGCCTTGTCAAAAACTTTGTACAAAATACCAAATGAATTCCTTTCCCCTATTCCACCACCCACGTAACCCACCCCAGAAAAATACGTGTCCTTTAGATTCAAAGTTGATGTATAATTACTGCATAAGCATTTGGGTTATTGAGTGTTTACTCCCACAAGTCGTCAGTCAGGAGCCAGGAACGGTGTAGACTTTTCACAGGGTTCATTTCTGTAACTTCTGCAAACTGTAACTTTCCTTCACGGTCAATAGTGCTTCCTTTTGCATTTGTTTGTAAACTGAAGGGGGTGGGTCTCGGCAAATGTAAAAGTTTGTGATTTATACTGTTAGGCCGAAAAAAGTCCCCCCCCCCAATGGACAAATCTAAATGATTTGAACTTTAACTGAATCCACAGAATCACTAAATAAGCCGAAGATAAAGTAATGCTCCCTCGTCTCCTCAGCAGACACCAGGTCAGAGGAAGGGAGGTGGGTGGAAGTAGAAAATCACACATGacaaaaacaatatatacaaaatCCAGTGATAACCACTTACACCAGCAGGTCCCTTCACGTCATAGACCATGGTGCAAACATACTTAAATACGTACATACATAtttcatacatacacatacagaatataataataaaataagatAGATAGTTATAAAATACCTATGTACAAATGCATAATCCAGATGAGTCTATCGGGAGACCTAGCAGTAATGGCAGTCAGTGGAAGAGGTTCCTCTCATCatttatggatgtgtgtgtggtgtgggtgtgtttattctgtgtgctgtggtgtgcATGGCACTTACTGTAcaagtgtgtatgtactgtactgtatgtagggcCACACACCAGATCCCACTTTGCTAAAGAATCGTGTCAACagctcttcatcctcctcccttctcttacTAAGTCCTCATCTCACCTCAGTCCTGGTGGTGAGGAGGGGTTTTAAAAGTTCAGAGGTCAAAAGTGGAGAGGTGTTTGACCCAGCAGGTCTGTCGTGTCCGGCGAGTGCATCCTGAACAGCTGCGTGAGCGCAAAGACAGAAGAGATGAGCACCGTGCAGCGTTTGGCCAGCAGCCTGACCCCCtcgccctctccctgcctctgtccATCCCCAGACCCACCGCCACCCCCAGCCCTGGTTTCAGCCGTCTCCACAGCCCCAACAAACTCCCGGTACAGCCCTACGATCTCCTTCAGCTTGTCCAGAGCCTCCTCCTGGCCCTCATCATCAGTGCTGTGGATCTGACCCCTATTGAGGCAGATGTCACAGCCAGGACATGGGTGTGTTCTCAGGCAGGCTGCAGAGAGCTGCACAAGGGCACTAAAGCTGTTGGATAAGGACCGAAGCGCCTCCTCCGGAGCCCAGCCCACACGCGTGGCACGCTGGCACCCTGTTGCCAACCGCCGGGCCTCTGCCTGGAGTAAactcctctcagcctctgtcaAGGGTAGAGGACTTGCCCCTCCACAGCACGGGGTCGGACCATCCTCTTGCCACACGTCTTGTTTGGGTCCCTCTTCTCCACACCCATCCTGGTCTGTTTTAGAGGGTTCTGATGATGGTGGTGGCCCAGCCGTGCCTCTCTCCAGAACCAGGCGTAGCTGATCGATGTCCTGCTTCAGGGAGGCGAAGCCCCCCTTCAGCCCCACGTAGCGTTTGTTGGTGAGGGAGCTCAGGGCGCCTATAGGGGGTGTTGGGGAGACAGGGCGGGACAGGAGGGGGCTAATTTCTGAGGAGGcagtggagagggtagagagagggcgaggggTGTCCCTCAGCAGGGACAGGATGTTgggggaggggacaggggaggtgggggagggcagGGGTGTAGAGCGGGCTTGTTTGGGGCGCGTGCGTTTGGAGAACTCGTAGATTGTGAGCTCCTCGTCAAAGCCGCAGCCGTCCTCCACGTCGCCGCTGAAGCAGTTGGCGTAGACGGTACGGCACCCACACGCCTCGCGGTGGGCCTGTGGAGGGGTGTGCACCAGAGAGTCCCCCTCTAGGGGTGGGCCTGAACCACCCCCTAACCCCACCTCTGAGTGGGGCCTGGACTGGGGCTGCTCCGACTTGCAGGAGCCCCGAAACCCATAGGACTCAGAGACATGCGCCCCATTTCCTCTCAGGGTCTGGTTGGGGTGCGACACGTTCGTCCCATTGGCCTCCTTCACACGGGGAGTCACTTCCTGGAACTCTTTGATGGTCGCTATGACAACCTCGGCTCCATCCTCCAGCACTTCCTTCTTCCCTTTACCCGCCGCAGTCTCACCTACTGCCTTGGCAGTGACCTTGCTGACCTCGGAGGCTCCGCTGACCGACAGACCGGAGCCGTACCCGGACGTGACATCCTcgttgacagagctggtggaggGGTAGTCCAGAGTACCCAGGATCTCCTGGGAGCGGGTCATGTACCAGGGCAGGGCCTGGATCCGCCCTCTCAGGGCTGAGGTAGGCAGACGGCCCCCCAGGCTGGAAGAACTGACCCTCAGGTCTGAACCTGACCCTGACCTCCCTGTGCTCTCTGGGATTCCTGCTGTCCCTTTAGAGGAGGTGGtgagggaggtggtcagactgaGGGGGCCGTCTGCATTTTTGGGGGACAGGTTCTCGTGACTCAGAGAGACCCTCCTCCCGGACTGAGCACTCCCATTGCGGCTGCCCCAGGGGTGGAGGCCGTTCGGTGGGGAcaccccctccttctccttcagTGAGACCGGAATGGGGAGGACTGTTaggggatgaagaggaggaggggaggttctgggagagagtggtggagggctGGTAAGGCTCAACCTGATCTCATCTCCTGAAGCCGAACGTGGAATGGGGGATAAGCTTTGTAGCTTTCTCGGGGGGTCCACCCCAACCCCATTTCGGACCTCTCCCTTCGGCAGGGAAATCCCATTTGTTTTAGTTTCAACAGTCTCTGTCTGCTTGTCAGCAGTGACCAGAACACAATCTTTAGGAAGCACGTTAGGAGTCCTGTTCTCTATCTTAGAACTGTGCTCTTGCTTAGAACTGTTCTCTATCTTAGGCCCGTTCTCTTGCCTGAGCCCGTTCTCCACAGCCTGAGGTTCAGCAGGGGGTTGCTGGTTCTTCCGTACAGCCGTgatgaggggggaggagagtggaggccCCCCCGCCCCCGAGGTGACTGATTTAAACTCCATTGTTTCCGGCTCCATGGTGTCTATCTCCAAGAGCCCCGCGTGGCCCCCACGAGCATCCCCGTTACAGTGGGCGTACGGACCCCCACACTTGGGAGACCTCCGGGGATCTATCTGGGACTTGGGGGCCAGTTCAGGTTTAGGGGCCAGTTCAGGTTTTGGGGGTAGCTGGGGTTTGGGGGCCAATGGTGGAGGTTTGGTCTTGGCATCGACACTCTGCATGGAAGACTGGTTTGAGTGGAGCTTCGGGTCTCGTTGGGTCTCCTGCTGTTTCTTGTGGTCAGGTGAGGAGTGCTTCTTTTTGAGGGGTGAGGGAGGCTCCCTCTCTGGTACCACTGGCAGTCCATTTCCTATGCCACTCCAGCGTTTACGGTGTCTCTTATTGTCAGCCACATCCAAACTGTTTTCtgtgagtgaatgagagagagagatgggagtatTAAAAGGGTGACAGAAATTATTCAACACCTTCACGTTAACACTTTAACAGCTCTATACACAGTTACTCTGTCAGTGAAGAAGTGATGTTAACAACCCACCTGTGCCATCAGGAGGAACTGGAGGAGTGAACCGCTCCTGGGCATCGAAGAACTCATCGTCTGACTCTGAGGCACTTTCCCTAGCAACAGGAGGAGGAGCGTTAGGGGACGGCGTTAGGAAAGGACCGCAATCTCCAGAGTAACTTGATAGACTCTCCTCCCCTTTGTGGGTGGAGCTAAAATCAGCCTTCTTTTCACAGGAGGAGATGTGGATGGGGATGACTCTGGGGATGTCTAACTTGTTTTTGGAAGCAGTTTTGTTAGACTGGGCGCAGATCTTGTCGATGAGGCGCAGGTCCACGTGACTTGGGATCTTAGAGAGCCGTCTCAGTTCATCCTCATCGTCGTCAActtcctccgtctcctcctcGTCGCTGGTGGCCTCGGGGGGGCTGGGGAGATAGCTGCCCTTGGAGTGTTCAGTGAAGCACAGGCACGGGCTGTCGTTGCTGCGGTAACTCAGGTTGGTGGGGCGTACGGGGGCAGAGGCCGTGCTGCCGGCGGCACCCTCTCTCTGACGCTGAGGAGAGGGAGCTGTGACCTCCAGGAGGAATGGGTGGTGGACATCCAGGGTGGTGGTCCCCTGAGTTGGACGTTGGGACCGGAGAGAGGGGCTGTCCTCACGCAGGGCGACCAAGGCCTTGGCTGGGCCTCCTCCTCTGGCTGCAGCTGCAGGGCTGCTCTCCTCCAAGGCCGCCCTCAGAGAGCAGCTGGACAGGCTGGAGAAGCTACTGTTGGCCCGCGGCTCTGTGCGGTACCAGTTgtcctgttccactgttcctGCGTTAGCTTTAATTCCTAGCatgatctctcttcctctcacttccCTTCCGTTCTCTTCCTCGACTTCCATGTCCTTCTCTGACAGCTCAATGATCATCACCTCTTGTTTCTCTTCGTAttctttctcagctctctctttctttccttccactcctctctgctcctcttcttctctcctccaaccctccctGTCTTTGCTGGCGGGTGCGGGGCATTTGCGGGTGTGTGTTGGCGGAGGCTCGGCGGGGTAGTCCTCGTCTGACGAGTCATCGGAGTCACTACAGCAGCGGGACACATAGCCTGGGATTGACAAAGAAAAATATATCTTTTTTATCAGTTACATAATAAAGTTTACTCTGTAAATAATAGTAGTCAAATGAATACTATCCATACTGGCTGATATCCACGTATCAACGCCAAAATAAATAGTAAGATCAATGCCAATAAAGGAAAGATTATAGTTAAACATTGATGCTCACTTGTCAGCGATTCATAGCAAACTCCCTCAATAACGGCGAACCTCCCttcacacacaccttcctcagcAGGTATCCTGTGCACCCGCACCTTGGGGCGTCTCAgacggaacacacacactctggggtCCACCAGGAGCTTGCAATAGCCCCCCAGTAGACACGCCAAATCTTTGGCTGCCAGAGAGTCCATCAGTAAGGCAAAAGGctggaaagagagcgagagaaagaaagaaaaagagagtgagagaaatagaggtagagagagagagaaagagagagaaatagaggtagagagagagagagagagagagaaagagaggagtggagaagagagaataCATGTCGTATTTTCCATccactgtatttgtgtgtgaaCTAAGCGTAGCTATGAGCCAacgtgtgtgtctgagagagtgtgtgggatttctgtgtgtgtatggtatCCTACCTTGATGTCATGCAGTGAGATACGTAGCAGGCTGACTCTGTCTGACTCAGAGAGCAGCTCCACTCTACTGATGCTGCTGAAGTCTACCAGCGTGGACACCATGTTGAGCTTGTGGTTGACCACCTGACTC
Above is a genomic segment from Oncorhynchus kisutch isolate 150728-3 linkage group LG19, Okis_V2, whole genome shotgun sequence containing:
- the frmpd1b gene encoding FERM and PDZ domain-containing protein 1 isoform X1 gives rise to the protein MEEKERSRSRSPSRSRRASRVQQVVGTLIRRTRESLSRERILGDGRSNRSASVSSQNFPVRLTVQIVRDPVLDSRGHGFTLSKQHPLLVRDVATGGPADGILYPGDQVLQINDLVADDLSYEQLQDVTRDLEDSVTMTILRHMTGPKSSIMSAEKRARLRSNPIKVRFAEEVVVNGHTQGNSLLFLPNVLKVYLENGQTKAFKFDATTTIKDIVLTLKDKLSICCIEYFALVLELQYSITKLLLLHEDELIHKVVQKKENSSHDYKCLFRVCFIPRDPLDLLQEDPTAFEYLFLQSVGDVLQERFAVEMKCNTALRLAALHMHERLNSIGSTRTSIRSITKEFGLDSFISPTLLSNMREKDLRKAISHHLKKIQSLLEPRQKVISATQARLAYLTQLGELISYGGRSYTATMMLQDREVLVSLLVGARYGLSQVVNHKLNMVSTLVDFSSISRVELLSESDRVSLLRISLHDIKPFALLMDSLAAKDLACLLGGYCKLLVDPRVCVFRLRRPKVRVHRIPAEEGVCEGRFAVIEGVCYESLTSYVSRCCSDSDDSSDEDYPAEPPPTHTRKCPAPASKDREGWRREEEEQRGVEGKKERAEKEYEEKQEVMIIELSEKDMEVEEENGREVRGREIMLGIKANAGTVEQDNWYRTEPRANSSFSSLSSCSLRAALEESSPAAAARGGGPAKALVALREDSPSLRSQRPTQGTTTLDVHHPFLLEVTAPSPQRQREGAAGSTASAPVRPTNLSYRSNDSPCLCFTEHSKGSYLPSPPEATSDEEETEEVDDDEDELRRLSKIPSHVDLRLIDKICAQSNKTASKNKLDIPRVIPIHISSCEKKADFSSTHKGEESLSSYSGDCGPFLTPSPNAPPPVARESASESDDEFFDAQERFTPPVPPDGTENSLDVADNKRHRKRWSGIGNGLPVVPEREPPSPLKKKHSSPDHKKQQETQRDPKLHSNQSSMQSVDAKTKPPPLAPKPQLPPKPELAPKPELAPKSQIDPRRSPKCGGPYAHCNGDARGGHAGLLEIDTMEPETMEFKSVTSGAGGPPLSSPLITAVRKNQQPPAEPQAVENGLRQENGPKIENSSKQEHSSKIENRTPNVLPKDCVLVTADKQTETVETKTNGISLPKGEVRNGVGVDPPRKLQSLSPIPRSASGDEIRLSLTSPPPLSPRTSPPPLHPLTVLPIPVSLKEKEGVSPPNGLHPWGSRNGSAQSGRRVSLSHENLSPKNADGPLSLTTSLTTSSKGTAGIPESTGRSGSGSDLRVSSSSLGGRLPTSALRGRIQALPWYMTRSQEILGTLDYPSTSSVNEDVTSGYGSGLSVSGASEVSKVTAKAVGETAAGKGKKEVLEDGAEVVIATIKEFQEVTPRVKEANGTNVSHPNQTLRGNGAHVSESYGFRGSCKSEQPQSRPHSEVGLGGGSGPPLEGDSLVHTPPQAHREACGCRTVYANCFSGDVEDGCGFDEELTIYEFSKRTRPKQARSTPLPSPTSPVPSPNILSLLRDTPRPLSTLSTASSEISPLLSRPVSPTPPIGALSSLTNKRYVGLKGGFASLKQDIDQLRLVLERGTAGPPPSSEPSKTDQDGCGEEGPKQDVWQEDGPTPCCGGASPLPLTEAERSLLQAEARRLATGCQRATRVGWAPEEALRSLSNSFSALVQLSAACLRTHPCPGCDICLNRGQIHSTDDEGQEEALDKLKEIVGLYREFVGAVETAETRAGGGGGSGDGQRQGEGEGVRLLAKRCTVLISSVFALTQLFRMHSPDTTDLLGQTPLHF
- the frmpd1b gene encoding FERM and PDZ domain-containing protein 1 isoform X2, encoding MEEKERSRSRSPSRSRRASRVQQVVGTLIRRTRESLSRERILGDGRSNRSASVSSQNFPVRLTVQIVRDPVLDSRGHGFTLSKQHPLLVRDVATGGPADGILYPGDQVLQINDLVADDLSYEQLQDVTRDLEDSVTMTILRHMTGPKSSIMSAEKRARLRSNPIKVRFAEEVVVNGHTQGNSLLFLPNVLKVYLENGQTKAFKFDATTTIKDIVLTLKDKLSICCIEYFALVLELQYSITKLLLLHEDELIHKVVQKKENSSHDYKCLFRVCFIPRDPLDLLQEDPTAFEYLFLQSVGDVLQERFAVEMKCNTALRLAALHMHERLNSIGSTRTSIRSITKEFGLDSFISPTLLSNMREKDLRKAISHHLKKIQSLLEPRQKVISATQARLAYLTQLGELISYGGRSYTATMMLQDREVLVSLLVGARYGLSQVVNHKLNMVSTLVDFSSISRVELLSESDRVSLLRISLHDIKPFALLMDSLAAKDLACLLGGYCKLLVDPRVCVFRLRRPKVRVHRIPAEEGYVSRCCSDSDDSSDEDYPAEPPPTHTRKCPAPASKDREGWRREEEEQRGVEGKKERAEKEYEEKQEVMIIELSEKDMEVEEENGREVRGREIMLGIKANAGTVEQDNWYRTEPRANSSFSSLSSCSLRAALEESSPAAAARGGGPAKALVALREDSPSLRSQRPTQGTTTLDVHHPFLLEVTAPSPQRQREGAAGSTASAPVRPTNLSYRSNDSPCLCFTEHSKGSYLPSPPEATSDEEETEEVDDDEDELRRLSKIPSHVDLRLIDKICAQSNKTASKNKLDIPRVIPIHISSCEKKADFSSTHKGEESLSSYSGDCGPFLTPSPNAPPPVARESASESDDEFFDAQERFTPPVPPDGTENSLDVADNKRHRKRWSGIGNGLPVVPEREPPSPLKKKHSSPDHKKQQETQRDPKLHSNQSSMQSVDAKTKPPPLAPKPQLPPKPELAPKPELAPKSQIDPRRSPKCGGPYAHCNGDARGGHAGLLEIDTMEPETMEFKSVTSGAGGPPLSSPLITAVRKNQQPPAEPQAVENGLRQENGPKIENSSKQEHSSKIENRTPNVLPKDCVLVTADKQTETVETKTNGISLPKGEVRNGVGVDPPRKLQSLSPIPRSASGDEIRLSLTSPPPLSPRTSPPPLHPLTVLPIPVSLKEKEGVSPPNGLHPWGSRNGSAQSGRRVSLSHENLSPKNADGPLSLTTSLTTSSKGTAGIPESTGRSGSGSDLRVSSSSLGGRLPTSALRGRIQALPWYMTRSQEILGTLDYPSTSSVNEDVTSGYGSGLSVSGASEVSKVTAKAVGETAAGKGKKEVLEDGAEVVIATIKEFQEVTPRVKEANGTNVSHPNQTLRGNGAHVSESYGFRGSCKSEQPQSRPHSEVGLGGGSGPPLEGDSLVHTPPQAHREACGCRTVYANCFSGDVEDGCGFDEELTIYEFSKRTRPKQARSTPLPSPTSPVPSPNILSLLRDTPRPLSTLSTASSEISPLLSRPVSPTPPIGALSSLTNKRYVGLKGGFASLKQDIDQLRLVLERGTAGPPPSSEPSKTDQDGCGEEGPKQDVWQEDGPTPCCGGASPLPLTEAERSLLQAEARRLATGCQRATRVGWAPEEALRSLSNSFSALVQLSAACLRTHPCPGCDICLNRGQIHSTDDEGQEEALDKLKEIVGLYREFVGAVETAETRAGGGGGSGDGQRQGEGEGVRLLAKRCTVLISSVFALTQLFRMHSPDTTDLLGQTPLHF